In Papaver somniferum cultivar HN1 chromosome 1, ASM357369v1, whole genome shotgun sequence, a genomic segment contains:
- the LOC113312032 gene encoding serine/threonine-protein kinase SAPK2-like, with protein MERFEVVKEIGSGNFAVAKLVKDKWSKELFAVKYIERGQKIDENVQREIMNHRSLQHPNIVRFKEVLLTPTHLGIVMEYASGGELFERICNAGRFSEDEARFFFQQLVSGVSYCHSMQICHRDLKLENTLLDGSIAPRLKICDFGYSKSSVLHSQPKSTVGTPAYIAPEVLSRKEYDGKIADVWSCGVTLYVMLVGAYPFEDPDDPRNFRKTIGRILSVHYSIPDYVRVSMDCKHLLSRIFVANPEKRITMSEMKNHPWFLKNLPIEFTEAGEYRNNDDMGNSSQSIEDILAIIQEARKSGDGSQPKVSSGLLIGGSMDLDDEMDADVDLEEDLESSGEFVCAM; from the exons ATGGAACGTTTTGAAGTGGTCAAGGAAATTGGGTCTGGGAATTTTGCTGTTGCTAAGCTTGTCAAAGATAAATGGTCTAAAGAACTTTTTGCTGTCAAGTACATAGAGAGAGGTCAAAAG ATTGATGAGAATGTGCAGAGAGAGATTATGAACCATAGATCTTTGCAACATCCAAATATTGTCAGATTCAAAGAG GTTCTTCTAACACCAACTCATTTGGGTATAGTTATGGAGTACGCGTCCGGCGGTGAGCTCTTTGAGAGGATATGTAATGCCGGTAGATTCAGCGAAGATGAG GCAAGATTTTTCttccaacaattggtatcaggagTCAGCTACTGCCATTCAATG CAAATCTGCCACAGAGATTTAAAGCTAGAAAACACCCTCTTGGATGGGAGTATCGCGCCTCGTTTAAAAATATGTGACTTTGGATATTCCAAG TCATCGGTGTTGCATTCTCAACCAAAATCAACAGTCGGAACACCTGCCTATATCGCACCTGAGGTCTTATCCAGAAAAGAGTACGACGGAAAG ATTGCAGATGTTTGGTCTTGCGGGGTTACGCTATATGTGATGCTGGTTGGAGCTTATCCATTCGAAGACCCTGACGATCCAAGAAACTTCAGAAAGACAATTGGG AGAATCCTTAGTGTTCACTACTCAATTCCAGACTACGTTCGAGTATCCATGGACTGTAAGCATCTGCTTTCCCGGATATTTGTAGCGAACCCTGAAAAG AGGATAACCATGTCAGAAATGAAAAATCATCCATGGTTCTTAAAGAACTTGCCAATCGAGTTCACAGAAGCAGGAGAATACCGAAACAATGACGACATGGGTAATTCTTCGCAAAGCATAGAAGATATATTGGCTATAATTCAAGAGGCACGGAAATCTGGCGATGGCAGCCAGCCTAAAGTTAGCAGCGGGCTCTTGATTGGTGGCAGTATGGATCTTGATGATGAAATGGACGCAGATGTAGACCTAGAGGAAGATCTCGAATCGAGTGGTGAATTTGTATGTGCAATGTGA
- the LOC113312038 gene encoding 17.8 kDa class I heat shock protein-like — protein sequence MSIIPSFFSNQRSNVFDPFSLDIWDPFQGFPFSTGALTGQQAGGVSDAARETSQLANTRIDWKETPEAHVFRADLPGVKKEEVKVEVEEGRVLQISGERSRESEEKNDKWHRVERSSGKFLRRFRLPENAKMEEVKATMENGVLTVCVPKVEQKKPEVKSIEISGTSAA from the coding sequence ATGTCGATCATCCCAAGTTTCTTTAGCAACCAAAGGAGCAATGTTTTtgatccattttctcttgatatcTGGGATCCTTTCCAAGGCTTTCCTTTCTCTACCGGAGCTCTAACCGGACAGCAAGCTGGTGGTGTTTCTGATGCTGCAAGAGAGACATCGCAATTAGCAAACACAAGGATCGATTGGAAAGAAACCCCAGAAGCTCATGTCTTCAGAGCTGATCTTCCCGGTGTTAAAAAGGAAGAAGTCAAAGTTGAAGTAGAAGAAGGGAGAGTGCTGCAGATAAGTGGAGAAAGGAGTAGAGAAAGTGAAGAGAAGAACGATAAGTGGCATAGAGTTGAACGTAGCAGCGGAAAGTTTTTGAGGAGGTTCAGATTGCCCGAGAATGCCAAAATGGAGGAAGTGAAAGCTACTATGGAGAATGGAGTTCTTACTGTCTGTGTTCCTAAAGTTGAGCAGAAGAAGCCTGAAGTAAAGTCTATTGAGATTTCCGGTACTTCGGCTGCCTGA